In Lentisphaerota bacterium, the DNA window AAACGTTCCGCGCCGACGTGCGCAACGAGCAGACGCTCGAGTTCCTTGTCAATGCCGCAAAAGGGTGACCCGGCATCACGTGGTCTTAACCGAGGTAATGTTGAAGGAGATTCACAATGTCACAGTCATTTCAGGGATCCATGCTGGTGCCGATCGTGGTCGAACAAACCGCCCGCGGGGAGCGGTCCTACGATATCTTTTCACGACTGCTTATCGACCGGATCGTGTTCATCGGCACGGCGATTGACGACCAGGTGAGCAATCTGATCATCGCCCAGTTGCTGTTTCTGCAGTCGCAGGACGCCGCTAAGGAAATCAAGGTTTACGTCAATTCACCGGGCGGATCAGTCACCGCCGGTCTGGCGATTTACGACACCATGCAGTTCCTCTCGTGCGATGTCAGCACGTATTGCATCGGACAGGCGGCCAGCATGGGCGCGGTCCTTCT includes these proteins:
- the clpP gene encoding ATP-dependent Clp endopeptidase proteolytic subunit ClpP: MLVPIVVEQTARGERSYDIFSRLLIDRIVFIGTAIDDQVSNLIIAQLLFLQSQDAAKEIKVYVNSPGGSVTAGLAIYDTMQFLSCDVSTYCIGQAASMGAVLLAAGTKGKRFALPNARIMIHQPWGGAEGAASDISIQAKEILRLRDRLNAILAFHTGKDITTVAADTDRDYFLSATESKAYGLIDDVLTKKPADDTPATGK